One genomic window of [Clostridium] scindens ATCC 35704 includes the following:
- a CDS encoding glycosyltransferase family 2 protein, with translation MNNPERVDVVIPTYRPDGRLEELLKRLGKQSCPIRHIYVINTRSDRFPEDVEHIPGVIVSHIDQEDFDHGATRNLGFSMSDAKIVVFMTQDAMPADSRLIENLIEPLGEELVGVSYARQLPASDCDFIERYTRRFNYPEESRIKGKEDIPELGIKTFFCSNVCAAYRRDVYEALGGFSRRTIFNEDMILAGRMVQAGYKVAYAAGARVIHSHNYSGLQQFHRNFDLAVSQADNPEVFSQVRSESEGIRLVKNTMGYLLKSRKPYLIPVLVYKSGCKYLGYKLGQNYRKLPQWVVKWCSMSTTYWGK, from the coding sequence ATGAATAATCCAGAGCGGGTAGATGTAGTCATACCGACCTACCGGCCGGATGGGAGGCTGGAGGAACTGCTGAAAAGGCTTGGAAAGCAGAGTTGCCCCATCAGGCATATCTATGTCATTAATACAAGATCAGATCGTTTTCCCGAGGATGTCGAGCATATTCCGGGAGTCATCGTCTCGCATATTGATCAGGAGGACTTTGACCATGGGGCCACCAGGAACCTTGGTTTTTCCATGTCAGATGCCAAGATAGTGGTATTCATGACCCAGGATGCCATGCCGGCAGATTCCAGGCTGATCGAGAACCTGATCGAGCCTCTGGGGGAGGAACTTGTGGGGGTATCCTACGCACGGCAGCTTCCGGCCAGTGATTGTGATTTCATAGAACGTTATACAAGGAGGTTCAACTATCCGGAGGAAAGCCGTATCAAGGGGAAAGAAGACATCCCGGAACTGGGGATCAAGACTTTTTTCTGTTCCAACGTTTGCGCAGCGTACCGCAGGGACGTGTATGAAGCGCTGGGAGGATTTTCCAGGAGAACGATATTTAATGAGGATATGATTCTGGCAGGCCGAATGGTTCAGGCTGGGTATAAGGTCGCCTATGCGGCGGGGGCCAGGGTGATTCATTCCCATAATTATTCGGGGCTGCAGCAGTTTCACAGGAACTTCGACCTGGCAGTGTCTCAGGCGGATAACCCGGAGGTGTTTTCCCAGGTTCGCTCGGAGAGCGAGGGGATCCGGCTGGTAAAGAATACCATGGGATATCTGTTAAAGAGCAGGAAGCCGTATCTGATACCAGTTCTGGTATACAAAAGCGGATGCAAGTATCTGGGATACAAATTAGGACAAAATTATCGAAAACTTCCTCAATGGGTAGTAAAATGGTGTTCCATGAGCACGACATATTGGGGCAAATAG
- a CDS encoding O-antigen polymerase, producing MRERNNIIMEYGTYMLVFLASYIASLAGLYYLSGILLMGEALYLYVHWVRETGSLVELRALFTLAWVGGQGIACMQLSKLQSDWQYITWLSFFLIYIGFGIGYEWGQKYGKVEERELEKNEFQSGRLFICIIGLMAVSIACFAFEALKVGFIPLFSDEPHAYSYFHVSGVHYFTISCILIPAITILYLKVSRHIGWKKMAALVLANFTAVAVPFLCVSRFQLLFAVGFAVVTYIMVNKRIRLRTMVILLVALVPVYIILTVFRHHDVAYLNSIFEMKYSKMPIFITQPYMYVANNFENFNCMVAQLTEHTYGLKMLFPFFALTGLKFLYPQLVSFPIFLTKKELTTLTMFYDAYYDFGIVGVFIFAVIVGAVAKVLMSIVKKSQNPVSYLFYGQIAIYLGLAFFTTWFSNPTTWFWLILTGMMCWFVGYDKNKKKDEQKDE from the coding sequence ATGAGGGAGCGCAATAACATTATAATGGAATATGGCACATATATGCTGGTGTTTCTGGCCAGTTATATTGCTTCACTGGCAGGGCTTTATTATCTGTCAGGTATATTGCTGATGGGCGAGGCCCTCTATCTCTATGTCCACTGGGTAAGGGAGACCGGAAGCCTGGTCGAGCTTCGGGCGCTTTTTACATTGGCCTGGGTCGGAGGACAGGGAATCGCCTGCATGCAGCTGAGCAAACTGCAGAGTGACTGGCAGTATATTACCTGGCTGAGTTTCTTCCTGATCTATATCGGCTTTGGCATCGGATATGAATGGGGGCAGAAGTATGGAAAGGTAGAAGAGCGGGAACTGGAAAAGAACGAATTTCAATCAGGAAGGCTATTCATCTGCATTATAGGGCTGATGGCGGTCTCGATAGCATGTTTTGCTTTTGAAGCGCTTAAGGTGGGATTTATCCCCTTATTCTCCGACGAGCCTCATGCCTATTCATATTTCCATGTATCAGGAGTTCACTACTTTACCATCAGCTGCATTCTGATACCGGCCATCACGATCCTGTACCTGAAAGTGAGCAGACACATTGGATGGAAAAAAATGGCAGCACTGGTACTGGCAAACTTTACGGCCGTAGCAGTGCCATTCTTATGCGTATCCAGATTCCAGCTTCTGTTTGCCGTAGGATTTGCGGTGGTTACATATATCATGGTCAATAAAAGGATCCGGCTCAGGACGATGGTAATACTTCTGGTGGCGCTGGTGCCTGTATATATAATACTGACGGTGTTCCGCCACCATGATGTGGCATACTTAAATAGCATATTCGAGATGAAATACAGCAAGATGCCCATCTTTATCACCCAGCCCTACATGTATGTGGCCAATAACTTTGAGAATTTTAACTGCATGGTGGCACAGTTGACGGAGCATACCTATGGATTAAAGATGCTGTTCCCGTTTTTTGCGCTGACCGGGTTAAAGTTTCTCTATCCGCAGCTGGTATCCTTCCCCATCTTCCTGACAAAGAAGGAGTTGACCACGCTGACCATGTTCTATGATGCCTATTATGATTTTGGAATTGTCGGCGTATTTATATTTGCGGTGATTGTAGGAGCGGTTGCGAAGGTTTTGATGAGTATTGTAAAGAAGAGCCAGAACCCGGTATCCTATCTGTTCTACGGGCAGATAGCAATCTATCTGGGACTTGCATTTTTTACCACCTGGTTCAGCAATCCTACGACTTGGTTCTGGCTGATTCTTACAGGAATGATGTGCTGGTTTGTAGGATACGATAAGAATAAGAAAAAGGATGAACAAAAAGATGAATAA
- a CDS encoding glycosyltransferase family 2 protein → MKVTIVIPNYNGKHFMEPCLASLERQTCHDFKILVVDNASTDGSLEYMKENYPDIEVIALDKNYGFSKAVNVGIRHSRTPYVILLNNDTTVDPHYVEEMVGAIERSPRIFSVSSKMIQMYHPDLIDSAGDLYTVIGWGICRGTGRPVTNYTKADEIFTACAGAAIYRRSAFEKIGYFDESHFAYLEDIDVGYRAKIYGYKNMYCPTALVYHVGSGTSGSKYNSFKVKLSARNSVYLNYKNMPLLQLILNLIPLVLGYLVKYAFFLKKGWGKDYKEGVTEGLKTMKAQKKVPFRLKHLLNYLMIEIELIVHTFSYAKDWLTRKLLKR, encoded by the coding sequence ATGAAAGTAACGATCGTAATACCGAATTATAATGGCAAGCACTTCATGGAACCTTGCCTGGCTTCTTTGGAAAGGCAGACATGCCATGATTTTAAGATACTTGTGGTAGACAATGCCTCTACCGACGGGAGCCTGGAATATATGAAGGAGAATTATCCGGATATCGAAGTGATCGCCTTAGATAAGAACTATGGCTTCAGCAAAGCGGTCAATGTCGGCATCCGCCACTCCCGGACGCCCTACGTCATCTTGCTGAACAATGATACTACCGTAGATCCTCATTATGTTGAAGAAATGGTAGGCGCTATTGAACGCTCCCCCAGAATCTTCTCGGTCAGCAGCAAGATGATCCAGATGTATCACCCGGATCTCATCGACAGCGCCGGAGACCTGTATACGGTGATCGGCTGGGGTATCTGCCGCGGAACTGGAAGGCCTGTGACCAATTATACCAAGGCCGATGAGATATTTACCGCCTGCGCCGGCGCGGCAATCTACCGCCGTTCGGCTTTTGAAAAGATCGGATATTTTGATGAGAGCCATTTTGCCTATCTGGAAGATATCGATGTGGGCTACCGCGCCAAGATCTATGGCTATAAAAACATGTATTGCCCGACCGCGCTGGTCTACCATGTGGGAAGCGGAACAAGCGGCTCCAAGTATAATTCCTTCAAGGTAAAACTGTCCGCCCGCAACAGCGTGTATCTGAATTATAAGAACATGCCGCTGCTTCAGCTGATCCTGAATCTTATCCCGCTGGTATTGGGATATCTGGTAAAATATGCGTTCTTTCTGAAAAAAGGTTGGGGAAAGGATTATAAAGAAGGCGTAACGGAAGGCCTGAAGACGATGAAGGCCCAGAAAAAAGTTCCCTTCCGCCTGAAGCACCTGCTCAATTATCTGATGATTGAAATTGAATTAATCGTGCATACCTTTTCCTATGCGAAGGATTGGCTTACACGGAAACTTTTGAAACGATGA
- a CDS encoding acyltransferase family protein encodes MEQEFSNRIKYYNFILCILVILIHAENSGIFLERVEMLNTIEYIVVEKFARLAIAGFFLCSGYLFYRNFTMDKLGAKWKSRFFSTVIPFGVWNLLYFLLHYVLTKVPVLSGIFGNKAIPFNLREILEALLFYKYNPVFWFLQFLIVFIYICPLIYLIIRNRWTGLAGIITLYFAASSQCLDAYNGTASAMANWLFIYMAGAYIGRHWRQTIEEGLHQKAIAAVLCICAVLSFIMLQQHPSLYWTLLYYLSGAMLIWYLLCLIRLPQARGWMGNTFYIYAVHFMIIQFGNKVVHKMTGDSMYIGMILFVALPVVVVIFCYYTSRFMARYTPGIWKILSGNR; translated from the coding sequence ATGGAGCAGGAATTCAGCAATCGTATCAAATATTATAACTTCATACTGTGTATCCTGGTGATTTTGATTCATGCAGAGAACTCGGGGATATTTCTGGAGCGCGTGGAAATGCTAAATACAATAGAATACATTGTGGTGGAGAAATTTGCCAGACTGGCTATCGCGGGCTTCTTCCTTTGCTCCGGATATCTGTTCTACCGGAATTTTACGATGGACAAACTGGGGGCAAAGTGGAAAAGCCGTTTTTTCAGCACCGTGATTCCTTTTGGGGTATGGAATCTGCTGTACTTCCTTTTACATTACGTCCTGACGAAGGTTCCGGTGTTAAGCGGCATATTCGGAAATAAGGCGATTCCTTTTAATCTTCGTGAGATTCTGGAGGCCCTCTTGTTTTATAAGTATAATCCGGTCTTCTGGTTTCTACAGTTTCTGATCGTATTTATCTACATATGTCCATTGATTTATCTGATCATTCGGAATAGATGGACCGGACTGGCGGGAATCATAACCTTATACTTTGCTGCGTCCAGTCAATGCCTGGATGCTTACAACGGTACGGCGTCTGCCATGGCAAACTGGCTGTTTATCTATATGGCAGGAGCCTATATCGGAAGACATTGGAGGCAGACGATCGAAGAGGGGCTGCATCAAAAGGCGATCGCGGCAGTTCTTTGCATCTGTGCCGTCTTATCTTTTATCATGCTCCAGCAGCATCCGAGCCTTTACTGGACCCTGCTGTATTATTTGAGCGGAGCCATGCTGATCTGGTATCTGCTATGCCTGATCCGGCTGCCGCAAGCAAGAGGCTGGATGGGGAATACCTTTTACATCTATGCAGTGCATTTCATGATCATTCAGTTTGGCAACAAAGTCGTCCATAAAATGACAGGAGACAGCATGTATATCGGCATGATTCTCTTTGTGGCCCTGCCTGTCGTGGTCGTCATATTCTGCTATTATACAAGCCGCTTTATGGCGAGATATACGCCGGGAATATGGAAGATTCTTTCCGGAAACCGGTAA
- a CDS encoding LCP family protein codes for MSKKKRMKNRMTRAERQKLMRKRRRKRIALLVAEVLILAALCVTAYGIFKLDKLDFNILNDKNLEAYKDTGPYTNIALFGLDSRNDELDGGVQSDCIMIASINNDTSDVTLTSIYRDTLLQQKDGTYEKANSAYNRGGPEEAISLLNRNFDLDIHNYVSVNFTALVNTIDLLGGLELDMTAEEADWCNKYAVETAEVAGKDWEDIEVKDGTQKVDGVHAVAYARIRYTEGMDFKRAERQRIVLEKTAEKAKKANLLTLNKMIDEIFPMISTSFSTQDLLGFAANALNYNIVQTGGFPYQVTTREDVRNHEGSYVVPIGFTNNVTQLHRNLFKEDSYEPSEKVTQINDDIIYLTGVTEDTDAMNTTFEGDISNEGAQ; via the coding sequence ATGAGTAAAAAGAAGCGCATGAAGAACAGAATGACACGTGCAGAGAGACAGAAATTAATGCGCAAGAGGCGCAGGAAGAGAATCGCCCTTCTGGTTGCAGAGGTGCTGATCCTGGCGGCCTTATGCGTGACGGCCTACGGAATATTCAAACTGGATAAGCTGGATTTTAATATCCTGAATGACAAGAACCTGGAGGCATATAAAGATACCGGGCCGTATACGAATATCGCCCTGTTCGGCCTGGATTCCAGAAACGACGAACTGGACGGCGGGGTACAGAGCGACTGTATTATGATTGCAAGCATCAACAATGATACGAGCGATGTGACATTGACCTCCATCTACCGGGATACCTTGCTTCAGCAGAAAGACGGAACATATGAGAAGGCCAATTCGGCTTATAACCGGGGAGGTCCGGAAGAGGCGATCAGCCTTCTGAATCGGAATTTTGATCTGGACATCCACAATTATGTCAGCGTGAACTTTACCGCGCTGGTGAATACCATTGACCTGCTTGGCGGCCTGGAACTGGATATGACCGCGGAAGAGGCCGACTGGTGCAACAAGTATGCGGTGGAAACTGCGGAAGTGGCTGGAAAGGACTGGGAAGATATCGAGGTAAAGGATGGGACCCAGAAGGTGGACGGCGTGCACGCGGTGGCCTATGCCAGAATCCGGTATACCGAGGGCATGGACTTCAAGCGGGCGGAGCGCCAGCGGATCGTCCTGGAGAAGACGGCGGAAAAGGCTAAGAAGGCGAACCTGCTGACATTGAACAAGATGATCGATGAGATCTTTCCGATGATTTCTACCAGCTTTTCCACCCAGGATCTGCTGGGATTTGCAGCCAACGCTTTGAATTATAACATCGTGCAGACCGGTGGATTCCCTTATCAGGTAACCACCAGGGAGGACGTAAGGAATCATGAAGGCTCTTATGTCGTGCCGATTGGATTTACCAATAATGTAACCCAGCTTCACCGGAATCTGTTTAAAGAGGATTCCTACGAGCCATCGGAGAAGGTAACGCAGATCAATGATGACATCATCTATCTTACCGGAGTTACGGAAGATACGGATGCGATGAATACCACGTTTGAAGGAGACATAAGTAATGAGGGAGCGCAATAA
- a CDS encoding LCP family protein yields MAKTRKHYRRGRRSKRRGFASWSLGKKIGAILGGTVALVATAGAVILASKLSKIETTKLDPEALNVSEEARERGTGYLNVALFGVDSRDNELEKDTRSDTIMIASLNRETMEVKISSVYRDTLLEQSDGTLNKANAAYSFGGPETAVAMLNKNLDMDIEHYVTVNFNSLIDVIDAVGGVEIDVQEEEIPYICGYAMEIMRVTGRESAGVTEPGVQTLNGIQATAYARIRYTAGDDFKRAERQRDVLTKIVGKLQGASLAQINKIIDKVFPEVSTNFTLAEILEYAKDAFDYKLGETIGFPFDKTTDTLANIGSVVIPVTLDKNVEQLHKFFYGEGDTYSPSSTVNTISGKIVAKAGDRQADTDEDSQGIMQQPDESYTGGGSSGGTKTPSSGGTSGGSSQPTPTPTPTPTPTPEPDPQPQPDPGGDDGSGGSGGDTSGGGAEGTPDAGTQ; encoded by the coding sequence ATGGCAAAGACGAGAAAACATTACAGACGCGGGCGCAGATCCAAGAGGCGTGGATTTGCTTCCTGGTCGTTGGGTAAGAAGATTGGAGCCATTCTTGGTGGAACGGTAGCATTGGTTGCCACAGCCGGAGCGGTGATTCTGGCCAGCAAACTCTCCAAGATAGAGACGACGAAACTGGATCCGGAGGCGCTTAATGTGTCCGAGGAAGCCCGGGAGAGAGGAACCGGATATCTGAATGTAGCATTGTTCGGCGTAGATTCGCGGGATAATGAACTGGAGAAGGATACAAGGAGCGACACGATCATGATCGCAAGCCTTAACCGGGAGACCATGGAAGTGAAAATCTCTTCCGTATATCGTGATACACTTTTAGAACAGAGCGACGGGACGCTTAATAAGGCGAACGCAGCCTATTCTTTTGGCGGGCCCGAAACGGCAGTCGCCATGCTGAATAAGAATCTTGATATGGATATCGAACATTATGTTACGGTGAACTTTAACTCCCTGATCGATGTCATAGACGCTGTGGGCGGCGTGGAGATTGACGTACAGGAAGAAGAGATTCCGTATATCTGCGGCTATGCGATGGAAATCATGCGTGTGACGGGCAGAGAATCAGCCGGAGTTACAGAGCCTGGCGTACAGACGCTGAATGGAATCCAGGCTACGGCGTATGCCAGGATTCGCTATACCGCCGGAGACGATTTCAAGCGGGCAGAACGCCAGAGGGATGTGCTGACGAAGATTGTAGGGAAATTACAGGGCGCCAGCCTTGCGCAGATTAATAAGATTATTGACAAGGTATTTCCAGAAGTATCGACGAATTTCACGTTAGCGGAGATATTGGAATACGCAAAGGATGCATTTGACTATAAGTTAGGAGAGACCATCGGCTTTCCGTTTGATAAGACTACGGATACACTGGCCAATATTGGAAGCGTCGTCATTCCTGTCACGCTGGACAAGAATGTGGAGCAGCTTCATAAATTCTTCTATGGAGAAGGCGATACATATTCGCCGTCCTCTACGGTGAATACGATCAGTGGTAAAATTGTGGCAAAGGCCGGAGACCGGCAGGCGGATACGGACGAGGATAGTCAGGGAATCATGCAGCAGCCGGATGAAAGTTATACGGGTGGCGGAAGCAGCGGCGGAACAAAGACGCCTTCTTCCGGCGGCACCAGTGGCGGAAGCAGCCAGCCGACTCCTACGCCAACTCCCACGCCAACCCCTACGCCGGAGCCAGACCCGCAGCCGCAGCCTGATCCAGGCGGAGATGATGGCAGCGGAGGAAGTGGGGGCGATACTTCCGGCGGCGGGGCGGAAGGCACCCCGGATGCAGGAACCCAATAG
- a CDS encoding cohesin domain-containing protein, producing the protein MRRIKKALAAFAVVCMLSPCISMIVHAASAELRFTDPSTTVGAEVEVTAKLTSSSNLQSLDATLTYDTSMLKFISGDSVSGGDGTLNISGSGSGTTLEYKITFQALAEGNAKVEVSDASGTDASGGALQITKGSSSVTIGPGDPTLIQNEDEGTAAPTGDGSQVEVDGVQYKISNDFTDALIPEGFVRGETTFEGAACQVITQEASGESAMYLVPAEGGDGDFFLYNSNDGSFSPFEEIKISQESYIVLLRDDGSVKLPKQYQKTTFTLNGKDFTAWQDTDNAEYYVMYALNKDGQKGLYQYDTVDKTYQRYLKHSGSDDTADKASPKGLWGKILQFIEDFLDILVIVAIAAFLVLVVALIVIGVKLHHRNLELDDLYDEYGIDLDEEEAVPAKGKKAKAVAAKGEPAVRKPVQKAKVEDEDDFDDFEEFEDDDFDDFGEEADFEEEYDEVDYEEDYGYDNDGDESEELIDDLDELLSSQPSKKRGHMEEDDTFKVDFIDLD; encoded by the coding sequence ATGAGGAGAATTAAGAAAGCACTTGCGGCATTCGCTGTGGTGTGCATGCTAAGTCCGTGCATTTCCATGATTGTCCATGCGGCATCTGCGGAATTACGATTTACAGACCCTTCTACGACGGTGGGGGCAGAGGTAGAAGTAACAGCAAAGTTAACATCATCTTCCAATCTTCAGTCTCTGGATGCGACACTGACTTATGATACAAGCATGCTGAAATTCATCAGCGGCGACAGCGTATCCGGCGGCGATGGAACCCTGAATATCTCGGGCAGTGGCTCCGGGACTACGCTGGAATATAAGATTACCTTCCAGGCGTTGGCAGAGGGAAACGCGAAGGTGGAGGTATCAGATGCCTCTGGAACGGACGCATCCGGAGGTGCGCTTCAGATCACCAAGGGAAGTTCTTCGGTAACCATTGGCCCTGGAGATCCAACCTTGATTCAGAATGAGGATGAAGGAACTGCGGCTCCAACCGGCGATGGATCACAGGTTGAGGTTGACGGCGTACAGTACAAGATCAGTAATGATTTTACGGATGCATTAATTCCGGAAGGATTTGTCAGAGGCGAGACGACATTTGAAGGCGCTGCCTGCCAGGTAATTACCCAGGAAGCCAGCGGCGAGTCGGCCATGTATTTGGTACCGGCAGAGGGCGGAGACGGCGACTTTTTCCTCTATAACAGCAATGACGGCTCCTTCTCCCCTTTTGAAGAAATTAAGATATCCCAGGAGAGTTATATCGTCTTATTGAGAGACGATGGAAGCGTCAAACTTCCAAAGCAGTATCAGAAGACTACCTTCACCTTGAATGGCAAGGACTTTACAGCATGGCAGGATACGGATAATGCAGAGTATTATGTGATGTATGCCCTGAATAAGGATGGGCAGAAAGGCCTGTACCAGTATGATACGGTAGATAAGACTTATCAGAGATACTTAAAGCATTCTGGTTCCGATGATACAGCCGATAAGGCATCGCCAAAGGGACTCTGGGGAAAGATCCTTCAGTTTATCGAAGATTTTCTGGATATTCTGGTTATCGTGGCAATCGCTGCCTTCCTTGTACTGGTTGTGGCATTGATTGTAATCGGCGTGAAGCTACACCACCGCAATCTGGAACTGGATGACCTGTATGATGAATATGGAATTGATCTGGACGAGGAAGAGGCGGTTCCGGCAAAGGGTAAAAAAGCAAAGGCAGTTGCCGCAAAGGGCGAGCCTGCCGTGAGAAAGCCAGTGCAGAAAGCCAAGGTCGAAGACGAGGATGATTTTGACGATTTCGAGGAGTTTGAAGATGACGACTTTGACGATTTTGGAGAAGAAGCGGATTTCGAAGAAGAATATGACGAAGTGGATTATGAGGAAGACTACGGATATGATAATGACGGCGATGAATCCGAGGAACTGATTGATGACCTGGATGAACTGCTGAGCAGCCAGCCAAGTAAGAAGCGGGGCCATATGGAAGAAGACGATACATTTAAAGTTGATTTTATTGATTTGGATTAA
- a CDS encoding undecaprenyl-phosphate glucose phosphotransferase → MIKDNQKLLNRLHVVIDALVIIFSYTAAWYLRFKSGIFELDPWFLSLQEYMKALLIIVPGYLILYYAFQLYTPKRVQGRRYEAWHIIQANTIGLMAYILILYLTKQSDFSRTMFFVFFCVNVFSEVTVRNIIREGLRNMRKKGYNQKHILLIGYSRAAEQYIDRILSNPEWGYIVRGILADNKPRGTEYRGIKVLGRVENLTIILPQNKLDEIAITLGLAEYHKLEHIVSMCEKSGVHTKFIPDYNNIIPTKPYTEDLLGLPVINIRHVPLSNALNAFSKRCVDLFGAIVALILFSPVMAVVSVIIKATSPGPLIFRQERIGLQNKPFPMYKFRSMVVQDAASEKAKWTVQNDPRVTPIGKFIRKTSIDELPQLFNVLKGDMSLVGPRPERPQFVEKFREEIPRYMVKHQVRPGLTGWAQVNGYRGDTSIRKRIEHDLYYIENWTLGFDFKILFLTFFKGFVNKNAY, encoded by the coding sequence GTGATTAAGGACAATCAGAAATTGTTAAATAGACTTCATGTAGTGATAGATGCGCTGGTAATTATATTCTCATATACCGCGGCGTGGTACCTCAGGTTCAAGAGCGGCATCTTTGAACTGGACCCCTGGTTCTTATCTTTGCAAGAGTACATGAAGGCGCTGCTTATTATTGTGCCGGGATATCTGATCCTGTACTATGCCTTCCAGTTATATACGCCGAAGCGGGTACAGGGCAGGCGTTATGAAGCCTGGCATATCATCCAGGCCAATACCATCGGCCTGATGGCATATATCCTGATTCTGTATTTGACGAAGCAGTCTGATTTTTCCAGAACGATGTTTTTCGTGTTTTTCTGCGTAAATGTCTTTTCTGAGGTGACGGTGCGCAATATTATCCGCGAAGGTTTGCGGAATATGCGAAAGAAAGGGTACAACCAGAAGCATATCCTTTTGATTGGCTACAGCCGTGCCGCCGAACAGTATATCGACAGAATCCTGTCCAATCCGGAATGGGGATATATCGTCAGGGGTATTCTGGCGGATAACAAGCCACGCGGCACGGAGTACCGGGGGATCAAGGTGCTGGGACGGGTGGAGAACCTGACCATCATCCTGCCGCAGAACAAGCTGGACGAGATTGCCATTACCCTGGGGCTGGCAGAATACCACAAGCTGGAGCATATTGTCAGCATGTGCGAGAAGTCCGGCGTGCATACCAAGTTTATACCGGATTATAATAATATTATACCGACCAAGCCTTATACGGAAGACCTTCTTGGCCTTCCGGTCATCAATATCCGCCATGTGCCGCTTAGCAACGCGCTGAATGCGTTTTCCAAGCGCTGCGTGGACCTATTTGGAGCCATTGTGGCCCTGATTCTATTTTCGCCGGTTATGGCTGTCGTGTCTGTAATCATCAAGGCAACTTCGCCTGGACCTCTGATATTTAGGCAGGAGCGCATCGGCCTTCAGAATAAGCCTTTCCCCATGTACAAGTTCCGCTCCATGGTAGTGCAGGATGCGGCATCGGAGAAGGCAAAATGGACGGTACAGAATGATCCCAGGGTAACTCCTATTGGAAAATTCATCCGCAAGACGAGCATTGACGAGCTTCCTCAACTGTTCAACGTACTCAAAGGGGATATGAGCCTGGTAGGACCAAGGCCGGAGCGTCCGCAGTTTGTGGAGAAATTCCGGGAAGAGATTCCCAGGTATATGGTAAAGCACCAGGTGCGTCCGGGTCTGACAGGATGGGCCCAGGTCAATGGCTACCGGGGGGATACGTCAATTCGGAAACGGATCGAGCATGACCTGTACTATATTGAGAACTGGACGTTGGGGTTCGATTTTAAGATTTTATTTCTGACATTTTTCAAGGGATTTGTGAACAAGAACGCATATTAA
- the rfbC gene encoding dTDP-4-dehydrorhamnose 3,5-epimerase, with translation MGQIKVEKNVGGIQGLCVIEPAVHGDSRGYFMETYNQRDMEEAGLTMNFVQDNQSCSTKGVLRGLHFQKEFPQGKLVRAIKGSVFDVAVDLRSNSETYGKWFGIELTEENKKQFYIPEGFAHGFLVLSEIAEFCYKCTDFYHPGDEGGLAWNDPEIGIKWPQLVGEYQGSASAEGYHLEDGTALNLSDKDQLWVGVKDTFHF, from the coding sequence ATGGGACAGATAAAAGTTGAGAAGAATGTAGGCGGAATTCAAGGACTTTGCGTCATCGAGCCTGCTGTTCACGGGGATTCCAGAGGATATTTTATGGAGACCTATAATCAGAGGGACATGGAAGAGGCAGGACTTACCATGAATTTTGTCCAGGATAACCAGTCCTGCTCCACGAAAGGGGTCCTTCGCGGGCTGCACTTCCAGAAGGAGTTTCCCCAGGGGAAACTGGTAAGGGCGATAAAAGGTTCGGTATTCGATGTCGCGGTTGACCTGCGAAGCAATAGCGAGACTTATGGAAAATGGTTCGGCATCGAACTGACAGAAGAGAATAAAAAGCAGTTCTATATACCAGAGGGCTTTGCCCATGGATTCCTGGTATTAAGCGAGATCGCAGAATTCTGCTATAAGTGTACGGATTTCTACCATCCGGGAGATGAAGGCGGACTTGCGTGGAACGATCCTGAGATTGGAATCAAGTGGCCGCAGTTAGTAGGCGAATATCAGGGAAGTGCTTCCGCAGAAGGATACCATCTGGAGGATGGCACGGCTTTGAACTTAAGCGATAAGGACCAGCTTTGGGTAGGAGTGAAAGATACGTTTCATTTCTAA